A DNA window from Bradyrhizobium sp. CCBAU 53421 contains the following coding sequences:
- the mnmA gene encoding tRNA 2-thiouridine(34) synthase MnmA, with amino-acid sequence MLNSLDLEGRPEDTRIVVAMSGGVDSSVTAALLKSQGYDVVGITLQLYDHGAATHRKGACCAGRDIHDARNVAERIGIPHYVLDYESRFKQSVIDNFADSYALGETPVPCIECNRSVKFRDLLATARELGAQALATGHYVASRRLADGSRSLVCAADADRDQSYFLFATTREQLDFLRFPLGDMTKPQTRELARRFDLEVADKQDSQDICFVPTGRYTDIIGRLKPNAIAPGDIVDLAGNVIGQHQGIVHFTVGQRKGLGIASGHPLYVVKLDAATRRVVVGPREALRMDRIALRDVNWIGDGALDRAIGDGIEIYVRVRSTRAPQPAWLRATDAGYEVELVAGEEGVSPGQACVFYDAPSGQARVLGGGFIRSASASRAARAATQDTLASLAEAVRG; translated from the coding sequence ATGCTCAACAGTCTGGATCTTGAAGGCCGCCCTGAAGACACGCGGATCGTCGTTGCCATGTCCGGCGGCGTCGACTCGTCGGTGACGGCTGCGCTGTTGAAGTCGCAGGGTTACGACGTGGTCGGGATCACGCTGCAGCTCTACGATCATGGCGCGGCTACCCATCGCAAGGGCGCTTGCTGCGCTGGTCGCGACATCCACGATGCGCGCAATGTCGCGGAGCGGATCGGCATCCCGCATTACGTGCTCGACTACGAAAGCCGCTTCAAGCAATCCGTGATCGACAATTTCGCCGACAGCTACGCGCTCGGCGAGACGCCGGTGCCGTGCATCGAATGCAACCGTTCGGTCAAGTTCCGCGATCTGCTCGCAACCGCCCGCGAGCTCGGCGCCCAGGCACTCGCCACCGGACATTATGTCGCCTCGCGCCGGCTTGCCGACGGATCTCGCTCGCTTGTCTGCGCGGCGGATGCCGATCGCGACCAGAGCTATTTCCTGTTCGCGACCACGCGCGAGCAGCTCGACTTCCTGCGCTTCCCGCTCGGCGACATGACCAAGCCGCAGACCCGCGAGCTGGCGCGTCGCTTCGATCTCGAGGTCGCCGACAAGCAGGACAGCCAGGACATCTGCTTCGTGCCGACCGGCCGCTACACCGACATCATCGGACGGCTGAAGCCGAATGCGATTGCGCCGGGCGACATCGTCGATCTCGCCGGCAACGTCATCGGCCAGCACCAGGGCATCGTTCACTTCACCGTCGGCCAGCGCAAAGGCCTCGGCATCGCCTCCGGCCACCCACTCTATGTGGTGAAGCTCGATGCGGCGACCCGCCGGGTCGTGGTCGGGCCGCGCGAGGCGCTGCGGATGGACCGCATCGCACTGCGCGACGTCAACTGGATCGGCGATGGCGCGCTGGATCGCGCGATCGGCGACGGTATCGAGATCTATGTCCGCGTGCGTTCGACGCGTGCGCCGCAGCCGGCATGGTTGCGCGCCACTGACGCCGGCTATGAGGTCGAGCTCGTCGCCGGCGAGGAGGGCGTCTCGCCCGGCCAGGCCTGCGTGTTCTACGACGCGCCCTCCGGGCAGGCGCGTGTGCTCGGCGGCGGCTTCATCAGGAGTGCGAGCGCGAGCCGCGCGGCGCGGGCCGCGACACAGGATACGCTGGCGTCGCTCGCGGAAGCGGTTCGCGGATAG
- a CDS encoding class I SAM-dependent methyltransferase, whose translation MAGDIDREGVEKAYGRWAPIYDLVFGKVFDQGRQSTIAEADRIGGRVLDVGVGTGLSLSEYKRTTKLCGVDISEPMLRRALKRVRALGLGNVETLAVMDAKNLAFPDAFFDAVVAQYVITAVPDPEATLDDFIRVLKPGGELILVNHIGAEGGPRRIFELAFAPLARRLGWRPEFPWERLTNWAAKHGGVSLAERRPMPPMGHFSLIRFRKT comes from the coding sequence ATGGCTGGGGATATCGACCGCGAAGGGGTCGAAAAGGCGTATGGCCGCTGGGCACCGATCTACGACCTGGTGTTCGGCAAGGTATTCGATCAGGGCCGTCAGTCGACGATCGCGGAAGCCGACCGGATCGGCGGCCGCGTGCTCGATGTCGGCGTCGGCACCGGGCTGTCGCTGTCGGAATACAAGCGCACCACAAAACTGTGCGGCGTCGATATTTCCGAGCCGATGCTGCGGCGGGCGCTGAAGCGCGTGCGTGCGCTGGGCCTCGGCAATGTCGAGACGCTGGCGGTGATGGACGCCAAGAACCTCGCATTTCCGGATGCGTTCTTCGACGCGGTGGTCGCGCAATATGTCATCACCGCCGTACCCGATCCCGAGGCGACGCTCGACGATTTCATTCGCGTGCTGAAGCCGGGCGGCGAGTTGATCCTGGTCAATCACATCGGCGCCGAGGGCGGCCCGCGCCGCATCTTCGAGCTCGCCTTCGCGCCGCTGGCGCGGCGGCTCGGCTGGCGTCCGGAATTTCCGTGGGAGCGGCTGACCAATTGGGCGGCGAAGCATGGCGGCGTCAGCCTTGCGGAACGCCGCCCGATGCCGCCGATGGGGCATTTCTCGCTGATCCGCTTCCGCAAAACGTGA
- the aspT gene encoding aspartate-alanine antiporter — translation MLSWLAQFLVRYPELALFLVIAAGYWIGSFRIGAFSLGPVTGALFAGLAVGDFAHVPVSGMTKSFLFLLFLFGVGYSVGPQFVLAMKRDGLKPMLMAVVVSLTGLAAAIVVARVLRLDPGFAAGLLSGALSQSAAMGTATDAVNSLPVSEAQRALFVSHIAVADAVCYIFGYAGVITFCTIVVPALLKIDLKTEALKLEQALGITRAKPGLASAWRKFELRAYRLDAHAAIVGLTVAAAEARVPGQRVFIHRIRRGGRVLEAEPGTVLAAGDVIALSAPRQIIVELIGPRGEEVEDRELLDIPLISADVFLINAKLAGSNLQQALEQDWTRGLYLRSVSRGGEALPIAAGTDLQRGDLLRIVGPETVVQNAAKSIGVIVAPSTTIDFVVLGLAIFFGGLVGVLVSFTVSGITISLSTSVGTLLAGLLVGYLRTRLPYFGRIPDGAISLMTSLGLAAFVGLTGIHAGPIFLSAIRESGVGLLLGGMVVTLLPQIVGFCFGHFVLRMNPILLLGALTGAQTVTAAMAAIQERSGSSVVVLGYTPAYPISNILLTTWGSVMVVVVAG, via the coding sequence ATGTTGAGCTGGCTGGCGCAATTTCTCGTTCGTTATCCGGAGCTCGCGCTGTTCCTGGTGATCGCCGCGGGCTACTGGATCGGGAGCTTCAGGATCGGCGCTTTCAGCCTTGGCCCGGTGACGGGCGCGCTGTTCGCTGGCCTCGCGGTCGGCGATTTCGCGCATGTGCCGGTCTCCGGCATGACCAAATCGTTCCTGTTCCTGCTGTTCCTGTTCGGGGTCGGCTATTCGGTCGGTCCGCAATTCGTGCTCGCGATGAAGCGCGACGGGCTGAAGCCGATGCTGATGGCCGTTGTCGTGAGCCTCACTGGCCTTGCGGCAGCGATCGTCGTGGCACGCGTACTGCGGCTCGACCCCGGCTTTGCGGCCGGCCTCCTGTCGGGCGCGCTCAGCCAGAGCGCTGCAATGGGTACTGCGACCGACGCGGTCAATTCCCTGCCAGTATCCGAGGCACAGCGCGCGTTGTTTGTCTCGCACATCGCGGTGGCGGATGCGGTCTGCTATATCTTCGGCTATGCCGGCGTGATCACGTTCTGCACGATCGTCGTTCCGGCGCTGCTGAAAATCGATCTGAAGACGGAAGCGCTCAAGCTGGAACAGGCCTTGGGCATCACGCGCGCCAAGCCCGGCCTGGCGTCGGCCTGGCGCAAGTTCGAACTGCGCGCCTACCGGCTGGATGCTCACGCTGCGATCGTCGGACTGACAGTTGCCGCCGCCGAAGCTCGCGTGCCCGGGCAACGTGTATTCATCCACCGTATCCGTCGCGGCGGGCGCGTCCTCGAGGCGGAGCCTGGAACGGTGCTCGCGGCAGGCGACGTGATCGCGCTGTCGGCGCCGCGCCAGATCATCGTCGAACTGATCGGACCGCGCGGGGAGGAGGTGGAGGACCGGGAGCTCCTCGATATCCCGCTGATCTCGGCAGACGTATTCCTGATCAACGCCAAGCTCGCAGGCAGCAATCTCCAGCAGGCGTTGGAACAGGACTGGACGCGCGGCCTATATCTGCGCTCGGTGAGCCGGGGCGGTGAAGCGCTTCCGATCGCTGCCGGCACAGACCTGCAGCGCGGCGATCTGCTTCGCATCGTTGGTCCGGAGACTGTGGTGCAGAATGCGGCCAAGAGCATCGGCGTCATCGTTGCGCCGAGCACCACGATCGATTTCGTGGTGCTCGGACTCGCAATCTTCTTCGGCGGCCTCGTTGGCGTTCTCGTGAGCTTTACGGTTAGCGGAATCACCATCTCGCTGAGCACCAGCGTCGGCACGCTGCTCGCCGGACTTCTAGTCGGCTATCTCCGCACCCGCCTGCCGTATTTCGGCCGGATCCCCGACGGCGCCATCAGCCTGATGACGTCGCTCGGACTGGCTGCCTTCGTCGGCCTGACCGGGATTCATGCCGGGCCGATCTTCCTCTCCGCCATACGTGAGTCGGGCGTCGGCCTGCTTCTGGGCGGCATGGTCGTAACCCTGTTGCCGCAGATCGTCGGCTTCTGCTTCGGCCATTTCGTGCTGCGCATGAACCCCATCCTCCTGCTCGGCGCACTGACCGGGGCGCAGACGGTCACGGCCGCGATGGCCGCCATCCAGGAGCGCTCGGGCAGCTCCGTGGTCGTGCTCGGCTATACGCCCGCCTATCCGATCTCCAACATCCTGCTGACGACCTGGGGATCGGTCATGGTGGTGGTTGTCGCTGGATGA